Genomic window (Gasterosteus aculeatus chromosome 1, fGasAcu3.hap1.1, whole genome shotgun sequence):
agTATTAATACTACAGCTGAttatactagtactactactaacactaaatggtaaatggactgtacttgtatagcgcttttctagtcttctgaccactcaaagcgctttaacactacatgacatcattcgcCCATTaacacccacactcacacacacaatttcaccgtaaattaacggtattttactggcagctaggacgccaggaatttaccgttattttacagtataataccgtaaatgtttttacactatgttaccgtaaaatggattactgtatgttactgtAAAATTGAACGAATTTGACTGAATTAACTATAATTTACTgccagtcgacgctagtaacttactgttttatttacagtgccctaccgttaTTTACgatatgttgtcgtatattggattacagtttgttaccatacgattactgtttttgtgtaacaaaatgttactgtttacttataaccgtatacttttgcatttaattccccacaaattaaagaaagacaaccaaactcattttggtcatagtggttggagtttattagatacatttaggacaaacatgttaggcatttgtaaccaagaacaaaacataaaatatgccgcatgtatacaataaaaaaaaaaagaatcataatatcattaggaacaaggtaaacttactgcaacaatacgctatggaacactttcaattgaccgcagcaaacgaatggcgtccttaatccagtgcctctgtaaaacaaaccaaaatgaaatatttagaaacactgtcattggttaaatattaaaattacaaagttgaggaagacaacaagatgtaaggaaggagaatgttaatcatgctaggtaaataacacttaccaacgttacttggagagacgaggcaatgagaaactcctccgatgtagaactgcacaggtgttctggatgaactgagattacccgtctgacgtcacgttcaggagcagtcagtcacgattaacactcaaattacttttaggcaatgaacactttgaataatacaaatatttatcatCTTTACATTCCaaccactgaaacgacagcgaaggcggcgcatgggatagggaaggtgtgctgtgcagcacaaggttggcagttcgaatcctggctgctccctatgccaagttgaagtgtcactgagcaagacacctaacccccaattactccacataaaattatgtcaaaccatggctgttttggataaaagtgacaactgcatgtatagtaatgtcctgtaagtcaaagtcatcatcgtatctcatgagatactatctcattatggtgacttacaggacctgtctttcagtggctgacatgggcttccatacattaacctacaacagatgtagatggattgtgaatcactgcacttgtatgtgtagttccaccacttcataaaatatatgtaacatgcagttgaattacggtagtctgctattattgtaaattgacagctttaactgtttattcatgacattggccgttaatttaaaagcaagggatggaaatttaactatGTTActgttattatgacatactgtaagataccgttagaaatgcaccgtaaatttacagaaatttgttacagtgcattcatacactgatgacatgagaaccatacacagtgacacctgcacaacAGTacctaacattcacacactgtagtcgcagctacaggagcaatgttgggttaagtgtcttccccaaggacacatcgacatgcgggttagcagagcctgggatcgaaccgacaaccctctgattggaggacgaccgtgctcccccactcacccacagtcgcccaaaACCACTTCTAGTTTTACTACTGTTAttgatactaaaactactatTACTTATTCTACTGCCAGTACAACTAGTACCagaattacaactataactaatactactacttatattactacaaaaaataaaaattaatttcagcttctcccatttctttttttgatctTTTTGTTCTTAGATTTAGCATAGAGAATTTTTCCTCTACCAAGAATGATTTTCAGTTACTgcctttttgttaataaactttgatttcaAACCTCGTCTCCGGAGTTGTGAATTTGGGTTCAGGGCTACTGTCCGGTTGTGACAATAGTAGTCTCTGGCTCCAGTTTATTCTGGCTCTTGTGCGTAGAATATTACTGGGTCACACTACTATAACAAAAAGTACTAGTATTTATgttgctattaatactacaactatcACTAATTTTACTACACatactactatgactaatagTATCATGTCTGTATTTTCGGCAATTCTttgatattttatatattctttGAAGAACAGAAGTAAAAACTTTtctcacttctgttttttcaacaatttataattcattttagcttttagctttcCACATTCCAATGTAttttctgcagaaaatgcaTTTGCTAGTCCAGTTATAAATTCAACCCCATGGTTTACATTATATACATCCTGCTATCATATCGGTCCACAGGGACCTACTATTAGCTTTttccaaaaacacaaattaaaaccaAAACCAAGGATATGAAGTCATTGGGAACCATCAGATTGATTGAGATGTGTTGAAGCCACTGTGATATATGACCATACCGACTCGGTCCGGTCAAATGTAAATTCCCACAGGAATTTTGGGGTAAAATTTCAATAGGTTTCACATTTTGGCTGCACAACGTGCTGGAAAATCTATTGTCGTACTTTGTGTGTTGATTGAAAGCTACCCAGAGAGTATGAGAGATGCAGAAAAGAGTATCTGCATCAACTTTTCTGTTCTGCTATGTATTTACCGTTCCACTGTGCTGAACTCTAACATCATCTCTGCCTAAGAGGTGCTTAAACTAGAGCCTGAATAATATGCTCTAATAATAGCAGCTCCACTACTTTACTAATCACTTCACATATTTAAATCTGATGATGTAATTCAATGGAAGCGTACAGATGAGTGGTGTCAGCCAAGCACAAATCGTGTGAGTGTATATTTTTAGCAGCTGGTGTCTTTATGGTATAATCCTGACATGTGATCCATctgttctgttttgtgtgtgtgtctgtgtgtaacccATTGAAGGACCTGTCTAAAAATGCGAGTGACCGCTAAGACATATTCAGTGGCCCGACAGGTTCTCAGTCTTCCATTCAAAGCTGCTTTTACTTCTGTGAGGAAGCTCTGTTAGTCTGGATTTCCTCAATGTTCATTTACCCTCCCACACAAATATCACCCATTAAACCGTTTTTATTATCagttttcctgtgtgtgtagcGCTACTGTGCTCTGGCTTTACGGCTGTAATAACATAATCCCAGAGATTTGGCCTGACAGCAAGACAGTATGCTGCCTATTTCAACTGACAGTAGGGAATTATTGTCTTCACACACTTCACAGACTGCTAGACATGTGTTACTATGGCGGCTGTGGGTTTCAACATGTGGCCCGTGGACCCTCTAATGGACGCTGACAGTGAGGAAAATGAAGTAGATAGAGTTGGAAGAAAGGACAAGGAAATGTGTATGGTTTACCTTTTTATAGAACAGATCCATTTAAAGTCTTTCATTGCGTATTTTTCTACTGCACTACTGCAATTGTTTCATGCTGCGCAACTTATTGCTACTTGTCGTTGTGCTagtaattattttgtattttaaattatcTTATTGTTAATCGTAGCGTTGAATAAAAGTACTTTGTACTTGTCCTACTCTCTGGTAATTCTACAGTATATAGAGAATGTCAACAAATTCTAAATTGAACTACATAATAacctataaataaatgaaataaacaccaaCACTGTACATATGACCCAATTTGAATAATATAAGGAAAGTTAACAATTTTCTTAGACTGAACATGTTAGAGAGTCCCCCCAATGCACTCTCTAGCCCAGCTAAGAACTGAAAGCAAACTGGGAGACAAATGAGctggctgatttaaaaaaaattttttaaaaaaaaggaaaaaagctaTTCATTTTTTACAAACATAAGTCAAAGCCCCTTTGTCAAGCTAGTGACACAAGGGAACTTTCCTTCCAGCAAGAGCAGGGCGGCTTAACGGAAAAAAGACCTTTGAGGGCAGAGCCAGACTCAAGAATTCTCTACAAAGGAACCCGTCCCAGTCAGGTAACCAATCTCCATCCCGCAACCTACCTGTTACGCCGCTGGGGCCACAAGGGTttagactcaaaagcagactcaaggcgtagtagtcagaggcaaaaatagtctttacttcaggcaggggttcggtacacgggtagtcagacagagaaggtggatcaattcaaatcggcaggcaaaggttgacggagggacggaaaagggtcaaaacacgggaaggcgcTCTCAGGAGAATTGCGGGTAAACTCATTgggaacaaagagacaaactggcacagaacaagcTGTTGGCACAAAGTAAATACACATcagaacgagacacaggtggaaacaataagggcGGGGCTTGCAATCACAGAGGGCGGtggcacacagggaggaggtgtctgaaacgagagggaaaggtgagtgacagaaacacaacagaaaacaacatgtgaccttatgccccagtctgggtgttacactACCATGGTGTCTGTAGAGAAAACTTTAAGTTTCAGAGAAGTAAAACATGGGACCATGATTGTACAGGAAGGGCATTTTCCAAATGCGTGCCAACAGGAAGTTGAACAAAGTTAACCAAACAAATGTAATGACAATCCCTTCATCCCGAGACTAGCACTCTAGCATTTGTTACATTTCTATCACTATTGCTGTTTCtgtttgtatatattatatCCAATGCTGCAGCTATCTTTATTAGTAAACATTTGCTAACATTAATTGGTTCAGctctatttttattattattattattggattTCAATATATTGGTCATTCTGTAAACCAACAATCTATTCCACCCCTTATCTGTGACTCTGTGACTCTCCCTCCGGTTTCTTCCTTAAGGCTTTgggcctttttccttttcccatGTTGGTGTCACAGTACCGATTGTAAGGCCCTTTCAGGCAAATCTCGGATTTGTAAATGATCAAATACCATtaagaaatacaacaaaaagtaGCTGTGCACTATACATATGGCATATGCTATGAATCAATCTTCAAATCATTTGGAACAGTTTTCAGATATGAAACAAATGACTTTGCTTTGGGCCTGGGTTGGAAATTAATTAGTTCATCACTGTGCTCATATATCTGTACATATATTCTTGGATATGTTTATATTTGAATTGTACAGCCGTCGTTGTGTTGTTTAGACTTacacctgtttttctttttcttgttgtcCTTGTTTTATCTCTTTCTTGTTCATCCTTGAGAGTAAAATTCTACGTATGCGGAAGCCTTGATCAAACCATGATGAACAGCCCCAGTGCACCAAGTATGTCTTCAAGGCTGCCTACATACATTCTGCCAGACAGTGAATAGTGTTTAACCTTAGCTGCAGGTTCTTTATCGTCTACTTAAATCCCTGTGGTAATTAACTATTAAACCTTCTAAAATGTGCGTAATTAAAAGGCTGATGGCCGTGGAGTATTTTTCTGAATGTGAGAAAATACAGTGGAGTGCCGGCATATGGACGTCCACGCCTGTCTATGAGAGACACCAGCAGCCTGCTGCCAGATGACACATGCAGATCTACTTTAATACAAGGAAATCCTGTATTATTACGCCTATTACGTTAGGTTAGATTATCGATACACTGATTAATGAACATCCCCCACTTTGCCCGGTCCCTCCAACCAAGCCATCGGCACACACTTCAATTATGCGGATAAAAATAGAAGACCCCACAATGACTTGCAATTTAGTTGTTAGATTTTAATCTTTATTgtactattttttttcttgacaaTTTGCTAGCGGACATGTGAAAACTTTAACCAACaaaacatcatcattattattatcttttttaattACAGCATATTGCCAGACTTCGAAAACAgtgagtgtttttaaaaaataaaaaagagaataaagagaattcaaacaaaacaggaaaaaaaacattttgacttgAATATTTGATGgtgtattttttgtcttttttaattcatttacacAATTTTTAACAGTCTAAAAACATTGAACACACAGAGCTGAAGACATTTCAGTGTTGGTTGGGAAGTGGCAGTCCTCAGGGCAGTTTATATACTGTAGCAACATGGTCCTGCTGTACTGTCAAATATCTAGTGGggcatatggggggggggggggaggggttcgGAGGGGGACTACAAACCAAAATGGCCGTCAATACAAAActagtcttctttttttcctttttttgttctttaaatcCACCAATCAGGATTTGGTAGAGACAGAGAGCAGAGTTAAGTAGCTTGCAGAGTCGGAAAATAGGGCAGTGGGGGGGGCtcgatttctttttctttttttacatttctgcttttttcttttctctcgtaGACAATATAAAATCtcacaaaaagcaaagaaaagaataaaaacactgaatgtacatgtttgtttgtatgtatgtaggTTTGCATGTATCGGATGGACGGGATGGATGAAACGATGAATGGAGGGATGAAAAGAAGGGCTTGAATTATTGCTCTCTGAgtcattattattttcactCGTCATCTACATAAATTGCATCTTTCTCATTCTCtcaatctctctctttctctctttctcaccatGGTGGTCTGGTGACACGTGATTACTCCGTTTATTTGGTAGGAAgaaggagggatgaagggagcgaggaggaggaggggaaggaaggagaaggagttgagggggcggggggcggggggctcagAGCTCCTTGCTCAGCGAATCCCGGGCAGTTCTAATCCTCTTTGTGTGGCCTCACACGTTTCCCGCCTTTTTGTCTGGTAAATGATAACAGAAGagattgaaaaatgtattaaaaaatagGTCTTGAAAaaaggataataataataaacagtcACATAAAAAAGGGTTATATGTTGTATGTGCTTTTAGTGGTTTAGTACAGATGTTGGCCTAGTGTTGGGttagttatttattcttaaGGATGTACACAAAgcaagcaacaacaacaacaacaaatagttATAATGaaggatcatcatcatcattgtttgATAACCAGCAGGAAGACGCAGTCTCCCATTTTCCCTCAAAGACTCTTGAGAAATGACCTGACCGTTGCTTATCGTCTGGGGGAcaagcaagacacctgaccccttactgctccccgggcaaaatgtaaaaccatgcgttaaaaatgcaatgtaagtcgctttggataaaagcgtcagctaaataacatgtaatgtacatttctgtgtttctgttgcTTCATCccagagggaaagggaggggggtgaaGGACCTAGTTAATCTGGCTTGTTGAAGAGGCTCCGCGACACTGATTTGGCCCACTAATCCGTTGACTGACTCAACTCTATTGATGTCTGCTAAACCAGCTTTTTGCTTCCACTGCAGACAAAGAACTAACTATCTAAGCTACGCTAGTTAAAGCCGCCAGTTTCTGCAATGCATGGGCTACGTTCATGGTTGCACAATTGGTTTGGTTTGGGAAACTAAACTTCTTGATTGTGGTTAGCAGAACGGTCATGTTGTATAAAATAATATGGTAAACATGGTAAATAAGCAGCATAATTTTGCTCATTGCAAATTTTAAACATTTGAGGTAAAATTGTAAGCAGGTTATTCCTGTAAAGCATTTCCTGAGACAATTATTATTTGGGTGTTGCTGCTGCCAGCGTTCAGTCAGCGTAAACATGGAAGACGACTTGAAAGAAAACGTACACATTCAGATCTCTTACAACTGAAATGGGTGAGCAATAGTTTCTGTCAAGACTATCAGCATCGCTTGGAAGTCCTTCATTTGACttaaagaagaaaatatatatacaaccATACAAAATTGTATGAcgtcattttttattgttaaataatTTCCACCCAAAATGGATGGTGCATGGGCCAATAAGCACTATTCTCTGCCATACTGTGGAAGAACAATCACTTCTGTAAATATGCATACGTAAAAAAATTAGTTTGAGGTGACATACTTTTAAATCACTTGATTTAAAAACTCCAATAAAGATAACACGGTGCTtaataaagaaataattaaGAAATGTGGCAGAAAAAGCAAGCAAAAATGGCTGAACCTTAAACCAGCCAAAGTCTGTTGTTTAAGATGATCTCACCCAAATTGAGGGGACTAATACTAAATTGTAATCACACTGTATTGTTTACCCTCTAACAAATAGAATAAATATCTGTATAAAATGTCTCTTCGGAAGACAAATAAATAGCTGGTGTCGAATTTGTTTTTTGCTTGTGTCAGTGTTGGATATGAAGTCCATGTTTATTTGACCCTTCTATCAAAAGCcgtctacattacattacaggtcatttagctgatgcttttatccaaagcgacttacattacactttaaacccatggcttttttacattttgcccggggagcaattaggggttgggtgtcttgctcagggacacttgagacatggggcagatATCACAAATCACCCAATTTCGCAAATCACTTAAAAGACAGAGCCAAACGCTAGGTGGTGGAGTTCAGTCTTCAGAGAGACGCGGGGCTCTCCACAAACATCCGTGGACGGCATGAGATCAAAGCGAGGGGGCAGCTGGACATGGAGCCTTACACTGCACTTGAATGGAAAGGGAGGCAGGGACTGATAAATAATGGAGGGGGTAACAGCAACTTCTGGTTCACTTCACCTCCTCGCTCCCAGGTGGGAGTGCGTCGAGCGGTAAAACGAGAAGTGAAGCGTCTCTGGTACTCGATCCTGGTATTCCCTTACACCAACGCTAAATCAAATTAATAGCTCTAGATCCTGGCTGCACCACATAAAAGTGGAGAATCAAACCAAAATGGATGTTCGCAGGCGACAATTCTCACTCACCACCCAGTTATGACCTCAATAATTTAGATTGTAGACTGTCCATGAACTTGACGTAATATATAATGACATTAGTAGTTGATAGAGTAAAAGGGATGCTTCTCTGTCTTTACCAAATCTCTTTCTCTCATCTATCAAATGCGCGCTGGACATTTACAGGTGAACAAAGACTTATTTATCACGTACAATTTGATTCAAACAAATTTCGTGGTGAACCGCTGCATTGTTGCATAATACAATCCCCCAAGTGATGTTGTTCTGCACCTAAAGAGGCTTTACTTATGTGTGGCTAAAATACAGTTCATTATTTCAGGAAATACCCTTTGGAGCTAAAGTAAGGAtgtggttagcctagcttagcacaagcCAGCTAGCTAGCCTGGCTCTccaaattttaaaataataccCCCACCAACGTCCATAAAGATGACTAAGCCACATGTCCACTGAGAACTTCCAGGTTACTTTACTTCTGGCACCTCGGACCAAAAGGTTTTCTTTGAGTAACAGACTTAAGAACTGACAATATCAAGGCAAAGAACACTGGGCCGTCTTCCTTCATAGTATTTACTGatataatgttatatatatatgttataatataatatctTTCTCCACAAAAGATCATTATTTGGGTGTTTATTAGTTATGTATTTGTGCAATAGAAAGTAAATAACCTCCCTctcatccacagcaccaccatGCAGTCTATTTATGTTTTCcatgtttttaaattttttttaggATTCTCCGACAGAAAAGTCTGACTTGACTTTTATCGTAATGCGACATTGAAATGATCTCATAACAGAATACAGGCTCTCGACTGGAGGTTAAAAGGTTCCTAGCCCCTGTGGAAGGTTTGAGCAATTGTTAAGGGGCTTTAGTGAGCTTAAGAGATGTTggaatttgtatttttatattacTTTGGACGGAGCCAGTCTCCGAGTATGCTAGGCTTACCACATCCTTTCCTCGCACTTCTATTTAACCACAGACATACAATTGATATTTGTGAAACAAGTGTATAAGTGTGTTTCCCTATAACACGTGGGTGTATGTGCATACTAACCCATGCTCATGTGTGTGACTTTACATTTGCTACAATTCAAGTATTGACATGAACAGTGTGCTTCCACATACGTGAGATAGCGTGTGCGTTGGCGTTACTATGTGTGATTGATGTTGCCGTCGTAGCACCCGTTGAGGCCGTTGTCCACGCTCAGCTCCCTCTCTAACTGGTCGGCTGCGGCCGACATCGCGTTCTCAACAATGGCCACCGCTGCCTCTCGCAGAtccctcttcctcatctcctcctcatcttcctccccctGCCTCTCTCCCTGGTCACCCGAATCTGCGCCATCGTGGACACCTCCGTTTTTTGGAGActccgcctcccccccttccccctggtcctcctcctccctgctaaCGGCTAGTGCTAGCTCAGGCTCTTGACCGctgcttttggtttgtttactgGTACCGTTTGTTAGTGCTGCTGCTTGTGGTTGTTGTCTGTTGTTAGTATCTCCTTctttgcagctgctgctgttgttttgtgtctcatcaGCGTCCCGCTCGGCGTGCTCTAACTCACCGCTGTTCACGGCTGTGGCATTGATGATCTTGGCGTTGGTCTCCTCTTTCGCTGCCTCTTTGCTCTTCTTCACAGGGCTGTCCGCCGtcttcttctcgtcctcctGGTGATTGTGTTCGGCGTTTTCTTCCCCTGTGCCGTTGGAGCAGCCGTTGTCGCCGTTGGTCACCGGGGCTTCAGCTGgcagcttctccacctccttTGGCGCTTCCCCGTCAGTCTCCGCCGCCGGCGTCTTCTGCTCCCCTGCATCGTTGTCAGTGGTCTCCTGGGCCACTGGGTCAGCTTCACCATCAGCAGCTCCTTTCTCCGCCGCctcatctccctctcctccctccgcggcctccccctcctcgtcctccttggCGCCCTCACCCATGTCCACACTTGTGGACTTGCCCTTTCGCAGGATGAAGTTCTTCAGGGAAACAGCGCGGCCAAAATGTGAGCGCTTGGCCTTGGCTGACTtgccttcttctgctgctccgtCCTCACCTGCTGGGGAGAAGATAGTTCAGGGTCAAAGCTCGCTTACAACTAATGAGGTTTTCATTGATCACCTGGGAAATATCAGCCTAATGGTCAATCACAAATGATTAAGTGAGTTTATGGTTTCTAACAAGCATACTGATTAGCATACTGGTAACTACGTTTAAGACTGCCTAATTAACTTTTGGCCACTAAGGGGGGAAGAAATAAATCTAGATATAGGGACACCTGTCATGTGCTTATTACATTGGTATGGATGAAGATCAActgatgaatacaaatgtacCCCACTTTTAGCTACCCTCTTCCTCACCAgccaaaaagtatttaaaagaaaaaaatcaggcAGAAATCAGAATAATAATTTGCAATACACCAACTCTGTGGTTTGAACTTTGAAGCACCTCATTTGTTCATTTCCTGCCTCACATTTCCTatggcagcgattcccaaactTTGATGATGTGGGAACATTCAAGGCCGGCCACCCCGAATGGGTCCTAGCTTCGTTGTTTTCAATTAATtacattataataaataaacagtatAAAACATTAGTTTTTCCATCTAAAATAAGTACATATTATCTCACCTTTagcctgcagtgtgtgtgtgtgtgtgtgtgcctgagtGTTTGGGTTGTTGATGAAGTTCTACTTCTGTACATTTTTCTATTTGCAGTTTGTACTGTTGACTGAAGCCAGTGACTAgaatttaatataaaatgttaaaatgacatTGTTAATTACCCCCCCATAGTCAGCAAACCACTAACTGCTGTCCGTGCTCCCTGTGCGGTGTCAGACTTTCAATGTTTGAATGgtgttaatataataataataataataataataataaacaataagtGTTGTCTTGAGACCATTTATGGTGTAAAGGTTAGCTACACACTGATCTGTAGATTCATTTGAGATTTATTGGATAATTTATACCATTTGGGCCTCAAACGGGTCCTTTTTAATGAACTCTGAGAGGTTTAGAGGAGAATAATGTCTTTGGCGAATCTGCTTACAACCCAAAGATGTCTGAAATGGGGTTTGAGTACAATGGTTTTGGTACAAGGTAACAACTTGTGTCATCTAACCTGTGGCGGCAGCTGTagtcgcctcctcctccccagagGGGGCGCACTCAGTGTTGGCGCGTTTGGACTTGGGGATGACGCGCTTCTTGAAGGAGGTCCAGATCTCGTTGGCGTGTTGCGTCACCGTCACACCTCCCGCCGCTGttgccttttcctcctctcctccctctgccttttcctccccttcctctgtcTTAACCTCCTCTGCTCCTACCTCTGCAttagcctcctctcctccttcttctccttccgccGCCTCTTCTGGCTTTGCGTTGTCCGCAGAGTCTTTGTCGGAACCCTTGGCCTTGCCGCTGATGCCGACCATGGACGTGTCCCTCTTCAGGCCCTGGAAAGTCCAGGAGCGTTTCAGCTTCCACCTCTTTTGTCCCGACTCCTTGGAGTCCAGCGTGGAGGagtctccgcctccctctcctccttcagctgcctCCTCCTTAACATCCTCCACGCCTCCTCCGCTCTTCTTGTGGGCCTTCTGAGCCATGAGCTTCTTGAAGGAGTGCCAGCGTTTCATGTGCTTGGTGGCTGCCGAGGAGGACGATGCtttctgctctccctctgcgcctccttctgcacctccctctgctcctccctctgctcctcccgctgctgctcccTCCTCAACGGCGGAGTCTGCAGTGGCGTTGAGTGCCTCCGGATCTTCCAGCCGGTCCAGGGACTTGGATCGCACCTTGACTTGTTTCTGGGGTTCTGCGCCGTCCTTCTTCTCAGTGCTGCGGTGGGAGAAAATTCTCGCCACCGGCTTCCGGATTAAGTCTCGAACTGTGGACTCGGCCTCCGTCGGTTTGCCCTTCTCtgctttcttctcttcctccttctctccgttTTCTGGAGCTTTCTCTATCGCTGCATCTCCttctgcccctccctctgctccgccctcagctgctgcaccctcctcacctcctttctccccctctttctcccctgCTTCGGTTgcattctcctctcctcctcctcctccagcagctgtgctttggtctttcttcttccttcctcccatcaCCTTTCCCAGGCCGCTCTTGTTGAGGAAGGAGCCCAAGAACGAGGTCTTGGGCTCAGTAGAGGAGGCGTTTTCCAAACTCGGAGGAGAAGCTTCCTCCCCGCCGGCTgctgcctctccctcctcgGCTCCCGTCACCGCCGCTGTGTCGTTATTCACTGTCTCTTTGTTATCGACAACTTCGCTGGTAACAGCGGCGCCATCTTTATCGACGACTTCGCTGTTGACAATCTCTGGCTTTGCGTTGTTGGCATCCTCAGCCTGCTGCTCGGCCTCAGCTGCTTGCTGGTTGCTCTCTGGGATTTTCCCGTCTTCCTGGACCACCGGCGCCGCGCTAGCCTCTGTCGCCGCCATTTCGGAAAAGGAAAAGTCTGCTG
Coding sequences:
- the LOC120833348 gene encoding uncharacterized protein LOC120833348 isoform X2 — encoded protein: MAATEASAAPVVQEDGKIPESNQQAAEAEQQAEDANNAKPEIVNSEVVDKDGAAVTSEVVDNKETVNNDTAAVTGAEEGEAAAGGEEASPPSLENASSTEPKTSFLGSFLNKSGLGKVMGGRKKKDQSTAAGGGGGEENATEAGEKEGEKGGEEGAAAEGGAEGGAEGDAAIEKAPENGEKEEEKKAEKGKPTEAESTVRDLIRKPVARIFSHRSTEKKDGAEPQKQVKVRSKSLDRLEDPEALNATADSAVEEGAAAGGAEGGAEGGAEGGAEGEQKASSSSAATKHMKRWHSFKKLMAQKAHKKSGGGVEDVKEEAAEGGEGGGDSSTLDSKESGQKRWKLKRSWTFQGLKRDTSMVGISGKAKGSDKDSADNAKPEEAAEGEEGGEEANAEVGAEEVKTEEGEEKAEGGEEEKATAAGGVTVTQHANEIWTSFKKRVIPKSKRANTECAPSGEEEATTAAATGEDGAAEEGKSAKAKRSHFGRAVSLKNFILRKGKSTSVDMGEGAKEDEEGEAAEGGEGDEAAEKGAADGEADPVAQETTDNDAGEQKTPAAETDGEAPKEVEKLPAEAPVTNGDNGCSNGTGEENAEHNHQEDEKKTADSPVKKSKEAAKEETNAKIINATAVNSDKKAGNV
- the LOC120833348 gene encoding uncharacterized protein LOC120833348 isoform X1, coding for MAATEASAAPVVQEDGKIPESNQQAAEAEQQAEDANNAKPEIVNSEVVDKDGAAVTSEVVDNKETVNNDTAAVTGAEEGEAAAGGEEASPPSLENASSTEPKTSFLGSFLNKSGLGKVMGGRKKKDQSTAAGGGGGEENATEAGEKEGEKGGEEGAAAEGGAEGGAEGDAAIEKAPENGEKEEEKKAEKGKPTEAESTVRDLIRKPVARIFSHRSTEKKDGAEPQKQVKVRSKSLDRLEDPEALNATADSAVEEGAAAGGAEGGAEGGAEGGAEGEQKASSSSAATKHMKRWHSFKKLMAQKAHKKSGGGVEDVKEEAAEGGEGGGDSSTLDSKESGQKRWKLKRSWTFQGLKRDTSMVGISGKAKGSDKDSADNAKPEEAAEGEEGGEEANAEVGAEEVKTEEGEEKAEGGEEEKATAAGGVTVTQHANEIWTSFKKRVIPKSKRANTECAPSGEEEATTAAATAGEDGAAEEGKSAKAKRSHFGRAVSLKNFILRKGKSTSVDMGEGAKEDEEGEAAEGGEGDEAAEKGAADGEADPVAQETTDNDAGEQKTPAAETDGEAPKEVEKLPAEAPVTNGDNGCSNGTGEENAEHNHQEDEKKTADSPVKKSKEAAKEETNAKIINATAVNSDKKAGNV